In Candidatus Vicinibacter proximus, the following are encoded in one genomic region:
- a CDS encoding methyltransferase encodes MDQNFWESRWEQNQTGWDIGHDSPALIKYMLQVPDKTIKVLIPGCGSAHETNILLNLGFKDIHLMDIAKIPAEKLRKKFENNPEVSVHCEDFFKHNGSYDLILEQTFFCAIDPTLRKNYAEHCHKLLKPGGKLVGVLFNKIFDAPGPPFGGTEKEYRVIFKELFNIHTMEPCRNSILPRQNSELFFILTKKEINL; translated from the coding sequence ATGGATCAGAATTTCTGGGAATCAAGATGGGAACAAAATCAGACAGGATGGGACATTGGACACGATTCTCCAGCGCTTATAAAATACATGCTTCAAGTACCGGATAAAACCATCAAAGTTCTCATACCGGGATGTGGGAGCGCTCATGAAACTAATATTCTCCTTAATCTGGGATTTAAAGATATACACCTGATGGATATTGCAAAAATTCCTGCCGAAAAACTCCGAAAGAAATTTGAAAATAACCCGGAAGTCTCGGTGCATTGTGAAGATTTTTTTAAACATAATGGATCTTATGATCTAATTCTGGAACAAACTTTTTTTTGTGCCATTGATCCCACACTCCGCAAAAATTATGCAGAGCATTGTCACAAATTATTAAAACCGGGTGGCAAACTGGTAGGTGTGCTTTTTAATAAAATATTTGATGCTCCCGGACCACCATTCGGGGGAACAGAAAAGGAGTATCGAGTCATTTTTAAAGAATTATTCAACATCCACACCATGGAACCCTGCCGGAACAGCATACTGCCACGACAAAATTCAGAGCTATTTTTCATTTTGACAAAAAAAGAAATTAATCTGTGA
- a CDS encoding TerC family protein, producing MYDFPNFASGEVIMSFLTLTFLEIVLGVDNIIFISITSGKLPIEDRRKATNLGLIMAMVLRIILLFGLVFLASLQEPLFHISGSWIEGGFSIQSLILIIGGLFLLYKSVTEIHHKLEQDDLEQSNKSSKQGNLFKAILQITLINLIFSLDSILTAVGMTNGLHGALWIMILAVVVSIIIMVAFAHPVGRFVNEHPTIQMLGLAFLLLIGFMLITEGAHLSHFKVYGQEVGAVPKGYLYFAIAFGLLVEMLNMGTRKNKKPVQLHGISEEAKTAGYFKKENE from the coding sequence ATGTACGATTTTCCAAATTTCGCCAGTGGTGAAGTCATCATGAGTTTTCTCACATTGACTTTTCTTGAAATAGTCCTTGGGGTGGACAACATCATTTTTATTTCCATAACTTCAGGAAAATTACCAATTGAAGACCGGAGAAAAGCTACTAACCTTGGGCTCATCATGGCCATGGTTTTAAGAATTATTCTGTTGTTTGGATTGGTGTTTCTTGCTTCCCTCCAAGAACCTTTATTCCACATTTCGGGTAGCTGGATCGAGGGTGGATTTTCCATTCAAAGTCTGATCCTCATAATAGGAGGTCTATTTTTACTTTACAAATCCGTGACCGAAATTCATCATAAACTAGAGCAGGATGATCTCGAACAAAGCAATAAATCTTCTAAACAAGGTAATCTGTTCAAAGCTATTTTGCAAATTACCTTAATCAATCTCATTTTTAGTCTGGATTCTATACTAACTGCAGTAGGCATGACAAATGGTTTGCACGGAGCGCTTTGGATCATGATTCTTGCAGTTGTAGTTTCCATTATTATCATGGTTGCTTTTGCTCACCCGGTAGGCAGATTCGTCAATGAACATCCTACGATCCAAATGCTCGGACTTGCATTTCTTCTATTGATAGGGTTTATGCTGATTACAGAAGGTGCACACCTAAGTCACTTCAAAGTATATGGTCAGGAAGTTGGCGCCGTTCCTAAAGGTTATCTTTACTTTGCCATTGCATTTGGCTTACTCGTAGAAATGCTCAATATGGGTACCAGAAAAAATAAAAAACCTGTACAACTCCATGGCATCTCCGAAGAAGCAAAAACAGCCGGATATTTTAAAAAAGAAAATGAATGA
- a CDS encoding GHKL domain-containing protein, with product MGNDWTNDYFNDNHWETVNSLFYLDSLPKTGWDGIGLFRLHLQVDSMLIGKPLVLNIFHLGASEVYLDGKLFLKYGEISENPEMEKGFNATTLIPKFIVFTKTQHVIAVRYSGSYLLKNKNFLIRNLGFSMAIGKPEIVHPIVMSNAKFFRPLESLVIAIPLTFALIHLILFLFYRNQKSNLFFAIFTITLSCWGVLEHESVGNEIASVVILCKRLWIPYFALVPLTGVAFLYSLFYKSLPKRFWYIFFITLVASIIFWFGYILWLSLVIFLVLILEMIRIVIVGIRKRINDFWIIGFGFGLFSLSLISVALLVGSSYFSLSLWYILIYLTGILPVLISMSVYLSRQVANTNRDLEYQLVNNLKLEFENSKKELELQKAEELKQAFIALEKAHNELRSTQSQLIQSEKMASLGELMAGIAHEIQNPLNFVKNFAEINKELLTEMKEEIDQGNLKNAKSIAQDVFENEEKIHFHSKRADAIVKGMLQHSRSSNSQKELVDINALVDEYLRLAYHGLRAKDKSFNVTLRTNFDTNLDKINIVPQEIGRVVLNLITNAFYATEEKKKKGLNGYIPIVTVSTRIQNNKVEIVVSDNGSGIPSKILDKIFQPFFTTKPTGQGTGLGLSLSYDIVKAHGGELSVHTKEGEYTEFIIILPIV from the coding sequence ATGGGTAATGATTGGACCAATGATTATTTTAACGATAATCATTGGGAAACAGTAAATTCATTGTTTTATCTTGATTCTTTGCCAAAAACCGGATGGGATGGAATCGGTTTATTTCGATTACATCTACAAGTTGATTCCATGCTGATTGGAAAACCATTGGTCTTAAATATTTTTCACCTCGGCGCTTCTGAAGTATATTTGGATGGAAAATTATTTTTGAAGTATGGCGAAATAAGCGAAAACCCAGAGATGGAAAAAGGTTTTAATGCTACCACCTTAATACCTAAATTTATTGTTTTTACTAAAACCCAACATGTAATTGCTGTTCGATATTCAGGTAGTTATCTTTTAAAAAATAAAAATTTTCTAATCCGTAATCTGGGATTTTCAATGGCCATCGGAAAGCCAGAAATCGTACATCCGATTGTCATGAGCAATGCAAAATTTTTTCGACCTTTAGAATCACTTGTTATTGCCATACCATTAACCTTTGCTTTAATTCATCTGATATTGTTTCTTTTTTACAGGAATCAGAAGAGTAATCTTTTTTTTGCAATATTTACCATTACACTTTCGTGTTGGGGTGTCCTGGAGCATGAGTCAGTTGGAAACGAAATTGCTTCGGTGGTAATATTGTGCAAAAGATTATGGATCCCTTATTTTGCATTAGTTCCTTTGACCGGTGTAGCTTTTCTATATTCATTATTTTACAAATCCTTACCCAAACGGTTTTGGTATATATTTTTCATCACCCTGGTAGCTTCCATTATTTTCTGGTTTGGATATATTCTTTGGCTATCATTGGTCATATTTTTAGTGCTTATTCTTGAAATGATTCGAATAGTAATAGTTGGTATTCGTAAAAGAATAAATGACTTCTGGATAATAGGTTTTGGATTTGGATTATTCAGTTTGAGTCTGATAAGTGTTGCACTCCTTGTTGGTTCTAGTTATTTTAGTCTTAGTCTGTGGTATATCCTGATTTATCTTACCGGCATTTTACCTGTACTTATTTCGATGTCTGTATATTTGTCCAGGCAAGTTGCAAATACAAACCGGGATCTGGAATACCAATTAGTTAATAATTTAAAACTTGAATTTGAAAACTCCAAAAAGGAGTTGGAATTGCAAAAAGCAGAAGAATTGAAACAGGCATTTATTGCTCTGGAAAAAGCGCATAATGAACTTAGATCCACCCAATCCCAACTAATTCAATCTGAAAAGATGGCAAGCCTCGGTGAGCTTATGGCGGGCATTGCGCATGAAATCCAAAATCCCTTGAATTTTGTAAAAAATTTTGCAGAGATCAACAAAGAGTTACTTACCGAAATGAAGGAAGAAATCGATCAGGGAAATCTGAAAAATGCAAAATCTATTGCTCAGGATGTTTTTGAGAATGAAGAAAAAATACATTTTCATAGTAAGCGAGCCGATGCCATAGTAAAGGGGATGTTGCAACACAGTCGAAGCAGCAATTCACAAAAGGAATTGGTGGATATAAATGCATTGGTAGATGAGTATTTGAGATTAGCATATCATGGATTGAGGGCAAAGGATAAATCTTTCAACGTAACTTTGCGTACTAACTTTGATACCAATCTTGATAAGATAAATATAGTTCCGCAGGAAATAGGAAGAGTCGTTTTGAATTTAATTACCAACGCATTTTATGCAACGGAAGAAAAGAAGAAGAAAGGTTTAAATGGGTATATTCCAATAGTTACTGTTTCCACCCGGATTCAGAACAATAAAGTCGAAATAGTAGTGAGTGATAATGGTTCTGGTATTCCTTCCAAAATTTTAGATAAAATATTTCAGCCTTTCTTTACTACCAAACCAACCGGTCAAGGCACTGGGTTGGGATTATCTTTAAGTTATGATATTGTGAAGGCACATGGGGGAGAACTTAGCGTGCATACTAAAGAAGGGGAATATACAGAATTTATAATAATTTTACCCATAGTTTAA
- the fabG gene encoding 3-oxoacyl-ACP reductase FabG, translating into MQLLQGKTAVITGGAAGIGKAASIKFLEEGANVAVWDFDETKAMAWMENHPAYNSSLIFCKVDTSNVQMVEAATADTMSKFGSIEILLNNAGITRDSTLLKMSFEQWQQVINVNLTGVYNCARIIAPIMAEKGYGRIISAASVVALYGNFGQTNYAAAKAGVVGMTKTWAKELGKKGITANAIAPGFIMTEMVAGMPEERIQAVREKVPVARLGKVEEVADLYAFLASDKAAYINGATISIDGGVML; encoded by the coding sequence ATGCAATTATTACAAGGAAAAACTGCAGTAATCACAGGTGGTGCTGCGGGAATTGGAAAAGCAGCGTCGATAAAATTTTTAGAGGAAGGTGCCAATGTAGCGGTATGGGATTTTGATGAAACCAAAGCAATGGCGTGGATGGAAAACCACCCGGCATATAATTCTTCCCTCATATTTTGTAAAGTGGATACTTCCAACGTCCAAATGGTAGAAGCAGCAACGGCAGATACCATGTCAAAATTTGGCAGCATTGAAATTCTATTGAACAATGCGGGAATAACTCGTGATTCTACACTACTCAAAATGAGTTTTGAACAATGGCAACAAGTCATCAATGTAAATCTGACTGGGGTGTACAATTGTGCAAGAATCATCGCACCCATCATGGCGGAAAAAGGTTATGGACGAATCATATCTGCTGCTTCAGTAGTGGCTCTTTACGGAAATTTTGGTCAAACAAATTATGCTGCTGCAAAAGCAGGTGTAGTGGGCATGACAAAAACCTGGGCGAAAGAACTTGGCAAAAAAGGAATCACCGCCAATGCCATTGCCCCAGGCTTCATCATGACTGAAATGGTGGCCGGAATGCCGGAAGAAAGAATACAAGCGGTTCGTGAAAAAGTACCGGTGGCAAGATTAGGCAAGGTGGAAGAAGTTGCAGATTTGTATGCATTTCTTGCCAGTGACAAAGCTGCCTACATCAATGGTGCGACCATCAGCATAGATGGAGGTGTTATGCTTTAA
- a CDS encoding rhodanese-like domain-containing protein, whose product MKHLHRIYLLFVMLMFAGISCLSSQSGPVKVKDLMAKKPGILIDVRTMEEWNGGHHELARHLDWNNGEFKKASADFDKNKTYYLYCASGGRSGQAAEFLKKSGFKNVVNLGGYNNLK is encoded by the coding sequence ATGAAGCACTTGCACCGCATATATTTATTGTTTGTGATGTTGATGTTTGCAGGGATTTCATGCCTGAGCAGCCAGTCAGGCCCTGTTAAAGTTAAAGATTTAATGGCCAAAAAACCTGGCATTCTTATCGATGTTCGCACCATGGAGGAATGGAATGGTGGTCATCATGAACTTGCTCGGCATCTGGATTGGAATAATGGTGAATTTAAAAAGGCCTCTGCGGATTTTGATAAGAACAAAACATATTATCTCTATTGTGCCTCCGGTGGCAGGAGCGGTCAGGCGGCAGAATTTTTAAAGAAATCAGGTTTTAAGAATGTTGTAAATCTAGGTGGTTACAATAACCTAAAATAG
- a CDS encoding response regulator codes for MAKILVVDDESDLEVLIKQKFRQKIREQKYEFVFALNGVHALEQLAVHPDVDIVLSDINMPEMDGLTLLSRLNEQNNLLKSVIVSAYGDMDNIRTAMNRGAFDFITKPINFEDLELTMEKTIQHVHQLRDTVKAIKENNILRMYVDENVLNFMGGKEFEGSLLKSENIEASVAFIDICGFTAISEQEKPDVVVKLLNNYFDLMVAEIIAQGGIVDKFMGDCVMAVFKGPFHLDRAIDACLEIRNKVDELPHAGIAGDFIPKVSIGINSGEMVSGNIGSATLRRLDYTVIGDTVNTAQRLQSVAGVNQIIIHEDCYKMVKQSFHCNKLGSFQLKNISREMVLYEVVN; via the coding sequence ATGGCGAAGATTTTAGTAGTTGATGATGAATCGGATTTGGAAGTTTTGATCAAACAAAAATTCCGGCAAAAGATTCGTGAACAAAAATATGAGTTTGTATTTGCATTAAATGGTGTTCATGCCTTGGAACAATTGGCAGTACATCCAGATGTAGATATTGTGTTAAGCGACATCAACATGCCTGAGATGGATGGACTCACCTTGTTGTCTAGATTGAATGAGCAGAATAATTTGCTTAAGTCTGTGATCGTGTCTGCTTACGGAGATATGGATAACATCCGTACCGCAATGAACAGAGGGGCATTTGACTTTATAACCAAACCTATCAATTTTGAAGATTTGGAATTAACCATGGAGAAAACTATTCAGCATGTGCATCAATTAAGGGACACCGTCAAAGCCATCAAAGAGAATAACATCTTAAGGATGTATGTGGATGAAAATGTTTTGAATTTTATGGGAGGCAAAGAATTTGAAGGAAGTCTTTTAAAAAGTGAAAACATTGAGGCCTCAGTTGCATTTATTGACATTTGTGGATTTACTGCCATTAGTGAGCAGGAAAAGCCTGATGTAGTCGTCAAACTGTTGAATAATTATTTTGATTTAATGGTGGCTGAAATTATAGCACAAGGCGGAATTGTGGATAAGTTTATGGGGGATTGTGTGATGGCGGTTTTCAAAGGTCCATTCCATTTGGATCGTGCAATAGATGCATGTCTGGAAATTAGAAATAAAGTGGATGAGTTGCCTCATGCCGGAATAGCCGGAGATTTTATACCAAAAGTTTCGATAGGAATTAATTCCGGGGAGATGGTTTCGGGAAATATTGGGTCGGCTACTTTACGTAGACTGGATTATACTGTGATAGGTGATACGGTCAATACCGCACAACGGTTACAAAGTGTAGCCGGTGTCAATCAGATTATCATTCATGAAGACTGTTATAAAATGGTCAAGCAATCTTTTCATTGCAACAAATTAGGTAGCTTCCAATTGAAAAATATTTCAAGGGAAATGGTGTTGTATGAAGTTGTTAATTAA
- a CDS encoding group III truncated hemoglobin, producing MKKIISSRDDIEVLVRNFYKKLLPNPVVGHYFTQVVSLDLETHFPKLIDFWESVLFGQSAYRGNPMIVHFALHDKSPFEKKHFDEWLKLWKESLDELYEGEAAEVALTRAESIAGLMKYKMGIS from the coding sequence ATGAAAAAAATAATATCATCCCGTGATGACATCGAAGTTCTTGTCAGGAATTTTTACAAAAAATTATTGCCCAATCCGGTCGTTGGGCATTACTTTACACAAGTAGTATCCCTGGATTTAGAAACGCATTTTCCAAAATTAATTGACTTCTGGGAATCTGTACTGTTCGGTCAATCCGCATACAGAGGAAATCCGATGATTGTACATTTTGCATTACATGACAAATCTCCTTTTGAAAAAAAACATTTTGATGAATGGTTGAAACTTTGGAAAGAAAGTCTGGATGAACTATATGAAGGGGAAGCCGCTGAAGTTGCCTTGACACGTGCAGAAAGTATAGCAGGATTAATGAAATACAAAATGGGCATATCCTGA
- a CDS encoding response regulator, with product MKILVVDDERDVQVLFEQKFRKEIKNNEIEFLFAFSSEEAVGYLNSHTHEAVLILSDINMPGMSGLDLLKHIKQKHHESPPVVMMITAYGDDENYNIAMSLGADGFLTKPLDFVLLKDKLKEVK from the coding sequence ATGAAGATACTTGTAGTGGACGATGAAAGAGATGTTCAAGTTTTATTCGAACAAAAATTTCGTAAGGAAATAAAGAATAATGAAATTGAATTCTTATTTGCGTTTTCAAGTGAAGAGGCTGTAGGTTATTTAAATTCGCATACACATGAAGCAGTATTAATATTGTCAGATATCAACATGCCTGGAATGAGCGGTCTGGACTTGTTGAAGCACATCAAACAAAAACACCATGAATCCCCACCAGTTGTTATGATGATTACTGCTTATGGCGATGATGAAAATTATAATATTGCGATGTCATTAGGAGCAGATGGCTTCCTGACCAAGCCTTTGGATTTTGTATTATTGAAGGATAAGCTAAAAGAAGTGAAATAA
- the metH gene encoding methionine synthase, whose amino-acid sequence MTTYEETIHLLNQEASKRILILDGAMGTMIQRYPLTEEDFRGEKFKNHGLDLKGNNELLSITRPDVIVEIHKAYLEAGADIIETNTFSANAISQADYHLSEYSYELNVASAKIAKQAIVEFLEDEKQKGNDPGPRFVAGAFGPTNRTASLSPDVNRPGFRAIGFDELKEAYYEQALGLVDGGADILMVETIFDTLNAKAALFALSELFEFKKRKWPVIVSGTITDASGRTLSGQTVEAFYISMSHVDMFAIGLNCALGAKEMKPHLAALSKIANCRISSYPNAGLPNELGGYDQSPEEMKDFLRNFANEGLVNIVGGCCGTTPDHIRQMAEAMKGMAPRVIPEKRERYTTLSGLEPLIFRPELNFVNIGERTNVTGSKAFAKMILGNKMEEAISVAYQQVEAGAQIIDVNMDEGLLDGEKAMVEFLHLIGSEPDIVKVPVMVDSSKWKVIEAGLKCLQGKSVVNSISLKEGEESFLYQAQKVRNYGAAVVVMAFDEEGQADTIERKVSICKRAYDLLIQRVGFPPEDIIFDPNIFAVATGIDEHNEYAINYIEATRQIKEQCPGSKISGGVSNLSFSYRGNEIIRQAMHSAFLYHAIQAGMDMGIVNAGMIDVYDEIPKDLLVLVEDVLFNRRPDATERLTQYAETLKKGDKRIQKAEEEWRQRSVEERLKYALVKGISEFVVQDAEEARIKLRRPLFVIEGPLMDGMNEVGDLFGAGKMFLPQVVKSARVMKQAVAYLTPYMEQDKEDAQKAKGKILMATVKGDVHDIGKNIVGVVLACNSYEIHDLGVMVPCNKILDKAIEIGADAIGLSGLITPSLDEMVYVASEMKKRNMNIPLLIGGATTSKLHTALRIEPEYDAPVVHVLDASRAVTVVSNLLSDDLTFKSKYLEDIRKDYEAVRQQRLKRNAEKEKISIEEARKNKFKIDWNKYDPCPPVQQGINSYDLDLEILQTYIDWTPFFQSWELAGKYPTILQDEIVGAEAQKLFNDAKALLNKIVSEKLFQAKAIVGIFPANAEGDDLILYTSDKREIEHHRLHHLRQQVKKASGQANLCLSDFVAPVESGKKDFVGAFAVSAGFGVDELVAAYESAHDDYHAIMVKALADRFAEAAAEYMHAKVRKEIWGYVSGEMLDNDSLIKEKYVGIRPAPGYPACPDHTEKEILWSLLDVGNRIGIRLTESMAMYPAASVSGWYFAHPESKYFGISEIHEDQLTDYCARKNWELSVGKKWLGPILQ is encoded by the coding sequence ATGACAACATACGAAGAAACAATTCATTTACTAAACCAGGAGGCTTCCAAGAGAATATTGATATTGGATGGCGCCATGGGGACTATGATTCAGCGATATCCATTGACGGAAGAAGATTTTAGAGGGGAGAAATTCAAAAATCATGGACTTGACTTAAAGGGGAATAATGAATTATTATCCATTACCAGGCCGGATGTTATTGTTGAAATTCACAAAGCATATCTTGAAGCCGGAGCAGATATCATTGAGACCAATACTTTTAGTGCCAATGCGATTTCGCAAGCGGACTATCACCTGTCTGAATATTCCTATGAACTAAATGTAGCTTCTGCCAAAATTGCCAAACAGGCAATAGTAGAATTTTTAGAGGATGAGAAGCAAAAAGGAAATGACCCAGGTCCGCGTTTTGTGGCGGGAGCCTTTGGGCCTACCAATCGAACAGCAAGTCTTTCCCCAGATGTCAACAGACCTGGATTCAGAGCCATAGGTTTTGACGAATTGAAGGAGGCATATTACGAGCAGGCTTTAGGATTGGTGGATGGAGGTGCGGATATCCTGATGGTGGAAACCATTTTTGATACCCTTAATGCAAAAGCAGCATTATTTGCTTTGAGTGAATTATTTGAATTCAAAAAAAGAAAATGGCCGGTAATCGTGTCCGGTACCATAACCGATGCAAGTGGCCGTACTTTAAGCGGTCAAACGGTGGAAGCATTTTACATTTCAATGTCACATGTGGACATGTTTGCCATTGGATTAAACTGCGCACTCGGAGCAAAAGAAATGAAACCTCATCTTGCAGCATTAAGTAAAATTGCCAATTGCAGAATTAGTTCATATCCCAATGCGGGACTGCCTAATGAATTAGGGGGATATGATCAGAGTCCGGAAGAGATGAAAGACTTTTTGAGAAATTTTGCAAACGAAGGTTTGGTAAACATTGTTGGAGGATGTTGTGGTACTACCCCTGATCACATCCGACAAATGGCAGAAGCCATGAAGGGTATGGCGCCAAGAGTAATTCCTGAGAAGAGAGAAAGGTATACAACATTGTCAGGTTTAGAGCCCTTAATTTTTAGGCCCGAACTAAATTTTGTAAACATTGGAGAGCGCACCAATGTAACAGGCTCCAAAGCATTTGCCAAAATGATTTTGGGGAATAAAATGGAAGAGGCAATCAGTGTGGCCTATCAGCAAGTAGAGGCGGGTGCTCAGATCATAGATGTGAACATGGATGAAGGACTTTTGGATGGAGAAAAAGCCATGGTTGAGTTTCTTCATTTAATAGGATCAGAACCAGATATAGTCAAAGTTCCCGTGATGGTAGATTCCTCCAAGTGGAAGGTGATCGAAGCAGGATTAAAATGTCTGCAAGGTAAATCAGTAGTCAACTCCATTTCCCTGAAGGAAGGCGAAGAATCCTTTTTGTATCAGGCACAAAAAGTTAGGAATTACGGAGCTGCCGTAGTGGTGATGGCATTTGATGAAGAGGGACAGGCAGATACCATTGAACGTAAAGTGTCCATTTGTAAAAGGGCTTATGATCTCTTGATTCAGCGTGTGGGTTTTCCACCTGAGGACATCATTTTTGATCCCAACATTTTTGCAGTTGCAACCGGAATAGACGAGCATAATGAGTATGCAATAAATTATATTGAAGCGACGAGGCAGATCAAGGAGCAATGTCCCGGATCAAAAATAAGTGGAGGGGTTAGTAATCTTTCTTTTTCTTATCGGGGAAATGAAATTATCAGGCAGGCCATGCACTCAGCATTCCTGTATCATGCGATTCAGGCAGGCATGGATATGGGTATTGTAAATGCGGGGATGATTGATGTGTATGATGAGATCCCAAAGGATTTGCTCGTACTGGTAGAAGATGTACTTTTTAACAGAAGACCAGATGCAACGGAGAGATTGACACAATATGCAGAGACTTTAAAAAAGGGAGACAAGCGAATACAAAAAGCGGAGGAAGAGTGGAGGCAAAGGAGTGTTGAAGAAAGATTGAAATATGCTTTAGTAAAAGGAATTTCTGAATTTGTAGTCCAGGATGCCGAAGAAGCCAGAATAAAATTAAGGAGACCTTTATTTGTCATTGAAGGTCCTTTGATGGATGGTATGAATGAGGTTGGAGATTTGTTTGGAGCTGGAAAAATGTTTCTGCCGCAAGTGGTAAAAAGTGCAAGGGTGATGAAGCAGGCAGTTGCTTACCTCACGCCCTATATGGAACAAGATAAAGAGGATGCCCAAAAGGCAAAGGGCAAGATTCTGATGGCTACGGTGAAAGGAGATGTACATGATATTGGTAAAAATATTGTGGGTGTAGTGTTGGCTTGTAACTCATACGAGATACATGATCTTGGGGTAATGGTTCCATGTAATAAAATACTTGACAAAGCGATTGAAATTGGGGCAGACGCAATCGGATTAAGTGGATTGATAACACCCTCACTGGATGAAATGGTATATGTAGCTTCTGAAATGAAAAAGAGGAATATGAATATTCCTTTATTGATTGGTGGAGCTACTACTTCCAAACTGCATACAGCATTAAGAATAGAACCTGAATATGATGCTCCTGTGGTGCACGTACTAGATGCTTCAAGGGCGGTGACGGTGGTATCCAATTTATTATCTGATGATCTTACCTTCAAATCGAAATACCTGGAGGACATCAGGAAAGATTATGAAGCCGTTCGTCAGCAACGATTAAAAAGAAATGCAGAGAAAGAGAAAATAAGTATAGAGGAAGCAAGGAAAAATAAATTTAAAATTGATTGGAATAAATATGATCCATGTCCACCTGTGCAGCAAGGAATAAATAGTTATGATTTGGATCTGGAAATATTACAAACCTATATTGATTGGACCCCATTTTTTCAATCCTGGGAACTAGCAGGAAAATACCCGACTATTTTACAGGATGAAATCGTAGGTGCGGAGGCCCAAAAACTATTCAATGATGCAAAAGCACTGTTGAATAAAATAGTATCAGAAAAATTATTTCAAGCTAAGGCAATCGTAGGTATTTTTCCTGCAAATGCAGAAGGCGATGATTTAATTTTATATACTTCCGATAAGCGAGAAATAGAACATCATAGATTGCATCATTTGCGTCAGCAGGTAAAGAAGGCAAGTGGTCAAGCCAATTTGTGTTTATCCGATTTTGTTGCACCGGTAGAATCCGGAAAGAAAGATTTTGTTGGGGCCTTTGCAGTTTCGGCAGGATTTGGTGTGGATGAATTGGTGGCTGCGTATGAAAGTGCGCACGATGATTATCATGCCATCATGGTAAAAGCCTTGGCAGATCGTTTTGCAGAAGCGGCTGCTGAGTATATGCACGCTAAAGTCAGAAAAGAAATCTGGGGCTATGTATCCGGTGAAATGCTGGACAATGATTCGCTCATAAAAGAAAAATACGTAGGAATCCGACCTGCTCCCGGATATCCTGCATGTCCTGACCATACCGAAAAAGAAATATTATGGTCCTTGCTGGATGTAGGGAATAGAATTGGAATCCGGCTTACGGAAAGTATGGCCATGTATCCTGCAGCCTCAGTCAGTGGATGGTATTTTGCACATCCGGAATCCAAATATTTTGGCATTTCGGAAATTCATGAAGATCAATTGACAGATTATTGTGCAAGAAAAAACTGGGAATTAAGTGTAGGAAAAAAATGGTTGGGTCCAATTCTGCAATAG